A region of the Roseiflexus sp. RS-1 genome:
CGCTGAGAACCTGGCAGGCGGTTATGCCTCTCCTGAGACCGCTATCGAGGGTTGGATGAATAGCTCCGGTCATCGAGCGAATATCCTACGGACTGGCTTGTGCGAAATTGGCGTTGGTTACACCTACCGGAGCGGCACGACCTACGGCCATTTCTGGTCGCAGACCTTCGGCTGCCGCTGGAATACCTACCCGGTGGTGATCAACGGCGAGGCGGCCGTCACGACTTCGCCGACGGTGAACCTGTACATTTATGGTGCGGGGTGGGCAGAGCAGATGCGGCTGAGCAATGATAGAGTCAACTGGACGGAATGGCAACCATATGCCACCAATTCCACCTGGACGCTGGCGACAGGAAACGGGGAGCGCACCGTTTTCGTGCAAATTCGGCGCGGGACGACCATCCACGAGGCAAGCGATACGATCGTGGTGCAGCAAACAAACAACAATACCGCCACCCCAACCCCATCGGTCACCCCCTCCTCGACCCCGACGCGTACACCGACCCTGACCCCATCGGTCACGCCCTCTCTGACCCCATCACGCACCCCCTCCCCGACCCCGACGCGCAC
Encoded here:
- a CDS encoding CAP domain-containing protein; this translates as MSIRCLRIISFLICLSLILFVLNAPPLTQSLLAQTDPIQRVIELTNEVRMANGLSPLKRNDILQQAAVYIVEDNASRNTLSHTDGLGRDMGRRFQDFGYAYSIAAENLAGGYASPETAIEGWMNSSGHRANILRTGLCEIGVGYTYRSGTTYGHFWSQTFGCRWNTYPVVINGEAAVTTSPTVNLYIYGAGWAEQMRLSNDRVNWTEWQPYATNSTWTLATGNGERTVFVQIRRGTTIHEASDTIVVQQTNNNTATPTPSVTPSSTPTRTPTLTPSVTPSLTPSRTPSPTPTRTPSLSPSVTPTIPLMLPSPRQVYLPLVVR